The following is a genomic window from Pygocentrus nattereri isolate fPygNat1 chromosome 8, fPygNat1.pri, whole genome shotgun sequence.
GGACATGCAGGCACATAATAATAATCTCAATCAGGAAGAAGACCGTAGGCAGGCCTGCGTGTTGTGCACCAGGCCTGGCCTGGTATACACAAAAGCAAAATATGGCTCAGTGTTGATAAAAGCCCAGCCTCAGATGTCCCCCCGTTCTGTCTTACTGAGGATCCAGCATGTTCTCCTCCTATTGAGACACACAGGAACGCTTATTATTGATATAGCCTAGAATTCACAAAATTGATTTTTATGCTTCCCCCTAGCCAGTTTGTGCTGCagagaaatatttttattcGCGCGAAAGCTGAAATAAGTGCGTAATAAAACGATGATATATTAAATTCGTTTCCCCCGTGTTGAGGTTTTATTATgcgtcatttttcatttttattgaattgaaAGCGGAGGATCCTCCGCGTTGCTTGAGGCGCAGAAAGGTTAAATTATTTGTGCCAATCAGCCCGTGCATCACTGAAGGCCACTGAGGCTGCGCTACAGCCTTAGCCTCCACTTTACAGCCCACGGGCCAGCACATAGATCAGCGCAATCCACTTTCCTTTGATTTAACCGTCGCGTGCCAAGTGCACAGGTTTCCCATATtttaatgatctttttttttacagcagcgCTTTGCCCTCTCTATCAGAATTAGCTTTATTGTTTAACGTTTATTTTTGGTCTTAGCGCTCACATTTAGTGCGCACCTGTTTATGTATATAAGCACATAACGCTCACCGTTCGCGAAGAACACGCGCTTATTTTTTCCCAGgcatatctgaaaaaaataaattaaccaTTATTTTTACCATTCAGTGTCGTTTTGTAGCTACAATCCAATCCGTTACTGAATGGAGAACGCCTTGAAAAATCTTCACCCTGGGAAAAGCGGTAGCGGCCCCTTTAAGAGAAGGGCGCGGGCGGCACAGCGGTGCAGGAGCCAATGAACTGGCGCGGGAGGCAGTTTGGGCAGGAGGAGAGTCTCACCTGCAGAAAATCAGTTCAGGAGGCGCGAGAACAGGACAGTCCTGGTTTCCGCAATTAACACGCGCAGACAAGACGAGCAGTTCACTTTAGATGAGCAGGCCGTGCTGAAGTGGCCATGTGCCTCGCCGCTGTGGTGCTGCGCAACACGCCGCCAGGTTTCTTCACGCCAACTTAGCAACTCATCACACGGATTTAACGGTCAGTGAAGAGTCCGgggtttttctctcttttttcaggTGCTAAAGAGGCTTTGAGAGCCGCTTCAGACGACATGCAAGAAGGTGGTGGATAATGTCAGCTGCGCGGCTCGTCCTGGGTGTCTGACGGACGCTATGGATTTGCTCTGATTGCTGATTTCCTCTCTGATACGGCGTCGAATGGCTGCGACTCCCACTTCGAGGGCTGCGAACATTCCGCAGAAAACTGCCTGCTAGTCTACAGTGAGGATTTAACTGGAAAGGCTGAAGGAGAggagtaaacaaataaacaaacaaacaaacacacacagaacaactCTGCGCTCGTTTTGCGCTGTATGGACAGAGAGACGCGACCATGGAGCACACGGGCATCGAAGAGGTGAACCAAACGCACCAGCAGCACGAGCCCATCAGCTTCGGGATCGACCAGATCCTGAACAACACGGAGcagccgagcagctgcatggTGCCGAGCAGGGCCAGCGAGCCGGACTATCCGCTGGCCTCCGGCGTGTATGCCAACGGCTACAACGGCGTGTACAGCCCGGCCTGCTCCATGGCGCCGGGCCTGGCGGGCTCCTACAACGTCAACATGAACATGAACGTGAGCATGAACATGAACGTGAACGTGAGCTCGGGGAACGCAGGGGGAGTTATCCGCGTGCCCGCGCACAGGCCCATGCCCCCCGCGCCCCATCCACCAACCGCCGCCCACCCAGCGGGCATCGCGGCTGGACTGCCTACAGTGCCCACCGTGCCCAGCATGGGCAGCCCGTCCAGCTTCACCTTCCCCTGGATGGAGAGTAGCAGGAGGTTCGCCAAGGACAGACTCACTGGTGagggtttgttttatttatttctttttttcttttgaggtCATGCTACACGAAGTGTGGTGCACATAGCAGAGAGGTGAAGGGAGTAATTCACACGAATCCTGCAGAATGAAACAATGTGAGCAAATGACagtatattaaaatgaataatgaca
Proteins encoded in this region:
- the tlx2 gene encoding T-cell leukemia homeobox protein 2 isoform X2, which encodes MEHTGIEEVNQTHQQHEPISFGIDQILNNTEQPSSCMVPSRASEPDYPLASGVYANGYNGVYSPACSMAPGLAGSYNVNMNMNVSMNMNVNVSSGNAGGVIRVPAHRPMPPAPHPPTAAHPAGIAAGLPTVPTVPSMGSPSSFTFPWMESSRRFAKDRLTAALSPFSVTRRIGHPYQNRTPPKRKKPRTSFSRVQICELEKRFHRQKYLASAERATLAKALKMTDAQVKTWFQNRRTKWRRQTAEEREAERQQANRLMLQLQQEAFQKTLSQPLQPDPLCLHNSSLYALQNLQPWAEDNKLPV